GTGGCCGTGATCGGTGACTCGATCGAGTCCGGTCTCGGGCTCGAGCCGTCCGAGGCGTGGCCTGCCTTGGTCGCGGCGAAGCAGGGCTGGCGCCTGAGCAACCTCAGCGTGCCCGGCGCCGGGTTCGTCGCCCAGGGCTCCGACGGGAACGATTTCTCCGCCCAGGTGGACACGGCGATCGCCGGCAAGGCTCAGCTGGTTCTGATCGGCGCGTCCGACAACGACCTGGGAGACGATGCGGACGAGGTGACCGCGGCGATGCAGAAGTCCATCGTCCGGCTGAGCAGCGAACTCCCGGATGCGCAGATCGTCGGGTTCAACGCGCTCTCCGGTCAGGCGAGCGACGACGATCTGGCCGCGGTCGACGCGAGCCTCCGGCAGGCGGTGCTGGACGTCGGCGGGACCTGGCTCGACCTGGGGCAGCCGTATCGCGGTCGCGCCGGACTGGTGCAGGACGACGACGAGCACCCCACCCTTCCCGGCCAGCAAGCGATCGCGGCCGTCGCCGAGGCGAAGCTCGGCCTGTGACAGGGCATCCCCGAGCGACGACTACAGTTGATGCAGTGACGGCCCGACGCTCGCCCCTTGCCCTTCTGATCGCTGCCCTGGTCTCCGTATCGCTGGTCGGCTGCACAGCCGCAGCCGGGAACCCGTTCTCGACGACCTCGACCCCGGTACCGACGCCGACCAGTTCGCAGCATTCCGTGACGGCCGCGGCCATCGGCGACTCCATCGCCATCGGCAACGGCGTGCCGGCGGAGGACGCCTGGCCGCTCCTGGTGGCCCAGCGCTTCGGCTGGACGCTGAGCGACTTCGGCGAGAGCGCCGCCGGCTTCACGGCGAAGGGACTCAACACCCACATCTTCGACGACCAGGTGAGCGCGGTCATCCGCGTGCATCCGGACGTCGTGATCGTCGGCGCCACCCGCAACGACGTCTTCGCCCCGACCGCGACCCTGAAGCAGGCGGCGACGGCCGCCCTCCAGCGGCTCCGTGCGGCGCTCCCGAAAGCGAAGATCATCGGCGTCAGCGCCCTCTGGGGGTCGGATGCGACTCCCGCGCAGATCCCCGTCATCTCGCAGACCGTGAAGGCCGCCGTGCTCTCGGTCGGCGGGTCGTGGGTCGAGCTCGGCCAGCCGTTCACGGGCCACCCGGAACTCGTGCTGGCGGACCACGTGCACCCGACCGTGCAGGGGCAGAAGCTCCTGGCGGACAGGATCTCCCGGGTCATCGCCGCGGACCTCGCCAAGGCCTGACGGGCGGGGCGTACCACTCCATCGACACGCCCGGGAGTCGAACACAGCTTTCTCGCAGGTTCGACCCTCTAACGTCACTCCCGTGCGCACCCTCACCCGACGCCGCTCGCGCCCACTGAGCACCCGACTCCCCCTGCTCGCGCCTGCGGCCGTGACGGTCGCCCTCCTCGCCCTGGCCGGCTGCTCCGCGACGCCGACGGCTCGGCCCGTCGCCGCGCAGTCGACGACCATCGCCGCCCCCGCAGCGGGCGCGATCCGGCAAGGCAGCACCGGCACCCTGGACGCGGTCGCGATCGGCGACTCCATCGCCTTCGGCAAGGGCGTGACGCCGGCAGAGGCTTGGCCCGCCCTCGTCTCCGCCGCGCACGGCTGGCACCTCACCGACCTGGCTGTGTCCGGCTCCGGCTTCGTCAAGCCGGGCTGGAACGGCTCGACCTACCGGCAGCAGGTGGATGCGGCACTCCGCCTCCACCCCGAGGTCATCCTCCTCGCGGCGACGCGGAACGACCGCGACCAGGAGCCTGCCGCGGTCACCGCCAACGCCGACCGGATGCTCCGCGAACTGCGGGAGAAGTTCCCGGACGCCACGATCGTCGGCGTCACCGGCATCTGGGGCTCCGATCAGCCGCCCGCGACGATGACGCACGTGGACGAGATCGTCGGAGACGCCGTGCGCGACGTCGACGGGACGTGGCTCGACATCGGCTTCCCGCTCGTCGGACACCAGGAGCTGCTGCAGCCGGACGGCATCCACCCGAACGCCGCCGGGCAGAGGCTCGTGGCGCGGACGATCGAGTCGAAGCTCCGGCCGCTGAACCTGGCGCTTTAGCTCTCGCTTGAGGCTTAGCGGCCCAGGAACTTCTGCAGAGAGGCCAGCTCCTCCTCGGAGGGGCCTCCCGCCTGTGCGCCCTGCGGGGCTGCGCCGCCGAGGCCGAAGCCGCTGCCGCTCGGCGTCGAGCCGCCACCGGGCGTGACGCCCGCCGCCAGCGCGGCGTTCTCCGCTGCACGACGCGCCGGGTTGCCCGAGCGCGAGCCCTTCTTCTTGTTCTTCTGCTGCTTGCCGCGGCCGGCATACGAAGCGCCGGGGATCGGGCCCATGCCGGGAACGTTCGGCACTCCGCCCTTCGCGACGGTCTTCATCATCTTGGCGGCCTGCTCGAAGCGATTCACGAGCTGGTTCACCTCGGTCACGGTCGAGCCGGAGCCCTTCGCGATGCGGAGCCGGCGGGAACCGTTGAGGAGCTTGGGATTCGTCCGCTCGGCCTTCGTCATCGACTGGATGATGGCTTCGGTGCGCACGATCTCGCGCTCGTCGAAGTTGTCGAGCTGCTGCTTCATCTGCCCGGCGCCGGGCAGCATCCCCATCATCTTCTTGATGGAGCCCATGTTGCGCAGCTGCTGCATCTGCTTCAGGAAGTCGTCGAGCGTGAAGCTGTCGGTCGCGAACTTCTCGGCGACCGCACGCGCCTCCTCCTCGTCGAAGGCCTGCTGCGCCTGCTCGATGAGGGTGAGGATGTCACCCAGGTCGAGGATGCGGGACGCCATGCGGTCGGGGTGGAACGGCTCGAAGTCGTCCAGGTTCTCGCCGGTGGACGCGAAGATGATGGGTCGGCCGGTGACCGAGGCCACCGAGAGCGCTGCGCCACCGCGGGCGTCGCCGTCGAGCTTGGAGAGCACGACGCCGGTGAAGTCGACGCCGTCCTGGAACGCCTTGGCGGTCGCCACAGCGTCCTGACCGATCATCGCGTCGATGACGAAAAGAACCTCGTCGGGATCGGTCGCCTTCCGGATGTCGGCGGCCTGCTTCATGAGCTCGGCGTCGACACCGAGACGGCCCGCGGTGTCGATGACCACGGTGTCGTACTGCTTGGTCTCGGCGAACTTCAGCGCATCCTTCGCGACACGCACCGGGTTGCCGACGCCGTTGCCGGGCTCGGGCGCATAGACGGGGACGCCGGCCTGGTCGCCGACGATCTGGAGCTGCTGCACGGCGTTCGGGCGCTGGAGGTCGGCGGCGACGAGGAGCGGAGTGTGCCCGTCCTTCACCAGCCACTTGCCGAGCTTGCCCGCGAGGGTCGTCTTGCCGGCGCCCTGGAGGCCGGCGAGCATGATGACCGTCGGCGGGCGCTTCGCGAACTGCAGACGGCGCTGCTGGCCGCCCAGGATGCCCACGAGCTCCTCGTTGACGATCTGCACGACCTGCTGCGCCGGGTTGAGGGCCTTGTTGACCTCGTCGCTCAGCGCGCGCTC
This region of Leifsonia sp. fls2-241-R2A-40a genomic DNA includes:
- a CDS encoding SGNH/GDSL hydrolase family protein — translated: MLARRPLAAAATAMTAALLALAALSGCATANAASDAGSPAAVGSSSASGERVAVIGDSIESGLGLEPSEAWPALVAAKQGWRLSNLSVPGAGFVAQGSDGNDFSAQVDTAIAGKAQLVLIGASDNDLGDDADEVTAAMQKSIVRLSSELPDAQIVGFNALSGQASDDDLAAVDASLRQAVLDVGGTWLDLGQPYRGRAGLVQDDDEHPTLPGQQAIAAVAEAKLGL
- a CDS encoding GDSL-type esterase/lipase family protein → MTARRSPLALLIAALVSVSLVGCTAAAGNPFSTTSTPVPTPTSSQHSVTAAAIGDSIAIGNGVPAEDAWPLLVAQRFGWTLSDFGESAAGFTAKGLNTHIFDDQVSAVIRVHPDVVIVGATRNDVFAPTATLKQAATAALQRLRAALPKAKIIGVSALWGSDATPAQIPVISQTVKAAVLSVGGSWVELGQPFTGHPELVLADHVHPTVQGQKLLADRISRVIAADLAKA
- a CDS encoding SGNH/GDSL hydrolase family protein, with product MRTLTRRRSRPLSTRLPLLAPAAVTVALLALAGCSATPTARPVAAQSTTIAAPAAGAIRQGSTGTLDAVAIGDSIAFGKGVTPAEAWPALVSAAHGWHLTDLAVSGSGFVKPGWNGSTYRQQVDAALRLHPEVILLAATRNDRDQEPAAVTANADRMLRELREKFPDATIVGVTGIWGSDQPPATMTHVDEIVGDAVRDVDGTWLDIGFPLVGHQELLQPDGIHPNAAGQRLVARTIESKLRPLNLAL
- the ffh gene encoding signal recognition particle protein, giving the protein MATFGTLSDRLADTFKNLRTKGKLSPADVDGTVREIRRALLDADVALPVVKDFTAKVRERALSDEVNKALNPAQQVVQIVNEELVGILGGQQRRLQFAKRPPTVIMLAGLQGAGKTTLAGKLGKWLVKDGHTPLLVAADLQRPNAVQQLQIVGDQAGVPVYAPEPGNGVGNPVRVAKDALKFAETKQYDTVVIDTAGRLGVDAELMKQAADIRKATDPDEVLFVIDAMIGQDAVATAKAFQDGVDFTGVVLSKLDGDARGGAALSVASVTGRPIIFASTGENLDDFEPFHPDRMASRILDLGDILTLIEQAQQAFDEEEARAVAEKFATDSFTLDDFLKQMQQLRNMGSIKKMMGMLPGAGQMKQQLDNFDEREIVRTEAIIQSMTKAERTNPKLLNGSRRLRIAKGSGSTVTEVNQLVNRFEQAAKMMKTVAKGGVPNVPGMGPIPGASYAGRGKQQKNKKKGSRSGNPARRAAENAALAAGVTPGGGSTPSGSGFGLGGAAPQGAQAGGPSEEELASLQKFLGR